Proteins from a single region of Apium graveolens cultivar Ventura chromosome 7, ASM990537v1, whole genome shotgun sequence:
- the LOC141672576 gene encoding DNA (cytosine-5)-methyltransferase 1B-like, producing the protein MKKERTQRKTKDSADDVTADSASVSDKIKKRERPESKEDTSTSKKRPMRAARTDVKNKSVCVSEKTNLVGRSRVQTVEEEHMAINLTTGVNVPRPNRRLTNFNFHNADGEPQPVEMIEVNDIFISGLILPLEETSDKEKETGIQCNGFGRIESWAISGYEDGSPVIWVSTETADYDCCKPANVYKKLYGQFYEKARACIEVHKRLSKSNGGRPDLTLDELLAAVLRSMSGSKNFPRGSSIKELIVSWGEFIYDQLTGLEGENFNELPVLSALREESQRKTNIPSTENAPSAGEQSSTQPINAAHETLKEDLKLARLVQEKENWKSLKQSRRQRPANSVSNFYIRINEVEIANDYPLPEYYESTIQETDEYIICDGSIDIHDPDELPRSMLHNWSLYNSDFRLISLELIPMRPCPDIDVTIFGSGIMTDDDGSGFGLHAEVSNSASSSSGLQAEDGIPVFLSAIKEWLIEFGSDMVFITIRTDMGWYRLGKPAKQYAPWYETVLRTARLSISIIKLLKDQSRVSRLTFQEVIKRVAEYGKDHPAYISNNPEAVERYIVVHGQIILQQFSEYPDANIRKCAFVNGLQNKMEERSHTRLLVKKRKIEDKERNFNPRGAMEPVVSKKTAMPATTTRLINRIWGEYYSNYLADDIDEDTHETKKDEELEEEAEENGEEDFENVVEEKLVSGRLASISKPKKCQLINTETKWEGEIVGRSCAGKPLYEQVTVRGDLVAVSGSVLVETEDSAELQSIYFVEYMFEESDGSKWIHGRLMLRACQTVLGNTGNDREVFLTTSCMDFEVEDIAKAVVVEIRLINWGNQHRKANASIERNDRLRAEDRKIKGLPLEYFCKSFYCPERGAFFALPTDSMGLGKGVCQSCTMNNSLKEEKLFKINTSMKSFRYQGTEFHTLDYIYAAPHYFKVDKRDNELFKGGRNIGLKAYVVCQLLEIEACNVSKQDNPEYVNVKVRRFFRPEDISVEHAYSSDIREVYYSDQIVVVPIVAVEGKCEVRRRQDISFVNGSYIFEHIFFCELLYNPQSGALKQLPIHIKLPGSQEKVLNDATTQKKKGKLIEGKSGTDSMGEQEADPKTCLDTLDIFAGCGGLSEGLQKSGASLTKWAIEYEEPAGQAFNLNHPDASTIISNCNVILRAIMTAHGDEDDCISTSEAAEMAAKFDKTELGKLPRPGQVDFINGGPPCQGFSGMNRFNQSTWSKVQCEMILAFLSFVEYYRPRFFLLENVRNFVSFNKGQTFRLTLASLLEMGYQVRFGILEAGAYGVSQSRKRAFIWAASPEEILPEWPEPMHVFAGPELKISLSKGVQYAAARSTATGAPFRAITVKDTIGDLPAVGNGASATPMEYTNEPVSWFQKRIRRESSVLCDHISKEMNELNYMRCQRIPKRPGADWRDLPDEKVRLTNGQIVDLIPWCLPNTAKRHNQWKGLFGRLDWDGNFPTSVTDPQPMGKVGMCFHPDQDRILTVRECARSQGFRDDFKFAGNIHHKHRQIGNAVPPPLAFALGRKLKEAIENKSSTM; encoded by the exons ATGAAGAAAGAAAGAACGCAAAGAAAAACAAAAGATTCAGCTGATGATGTAACAGCAGATTCTGCCAGTGTTTCCGACAAAATTAAAAAGCGAGAGAGACCAGAAAGCAAAGAAGATACTTCAACTTCCAAGAAAAGACCAATGCGAGCTGCACGCACTGATGTTAAAAATAAATCAGTTTGTGTGTCTGAAAAGACTAACCTTGTTGGGAGAAGCAGAGTTCAAACAGTGGAAGAAGAACATATGGCTATAAATTTAACCACTGGTGTGAATGTTCCGCGACCAAACAGAAGGCTGACAAACTTCAATTTTCACAATGCAGATGGTGAACCCCAGCCTGTTGAAATGATTGAAGTCAATGATATTTTTATCTCCGGTCTCATCTTGCCTTTGGAAGAAACTTCTGACAAAGAGAAGGAAACTGGGATTCAGTGCAATGGCTTTGGACGGATAGAATCTTGGGCAATTTCTGGCTATGAAGACGGTTCACCAGTCATTTGGGTCTCCACAGAGACTGCTGATTATGATTGTTGCAAACCTGCTAATGTGTACAAAAAACTCTATGGTCAATTTTATGAGAAGGCTCGGGCCTGTATTGAAGTTCACAAAAGGTTATCAAAGTCTAATGGTGGTCGTCCTGATCTAACTCTTGATGAGTTGCTTGCTGCAGTCCTCCGCTCCATGAGTGGCAGTAAAAATTTTCCCAGGGGATCGTCTATCAAAGAACTAATTGTTTCTTGGGGTGAGTTCATTTATGACCAACTGACTGGATTAGAGGGAGAAAACTTTAATGAACTTCCTGTGCTTTCCGCACTTCGGGAAGAAAGCCAGAGAAAGACAAATATTCCATCAACTGAAAATGCACCTTCTGCTGGAGAACAGAGTTCGACTCAGCCGATAAATGCTGCTCATGAAACACTAAAGGAAGATTTAAAGTTGGCTAGACTGGTGCAGGAAAAGGAAAACTGGAAATCTTTAAAACAATCTAGAAGGCAGCGACCTGCAAATTCAGTCAGCAACTTCTATATCAGAATCAATGAAGTTGAGATCGCTAATGATTATCCACTTCCAGAATACTATGAAAGTACAATCCAAGAAACTGATGAGTACATTATATGTGATGGCAGCATTGACATTCACGACCCCGACGAGCTTCCGCGGAGCATGCTACATAATTGGTCCCTCTACAATTCAGACTTTCGGCTGATATCTTTGGAGCTTATCCCAATGAGGCCGTGTCCTGATATTGATGTAACAATCTTTGGATCAGGTATTATGACAGATGATGATGGAAGTGGATTCGGTTTACATGCTGAAGTTAGTAACTCTGCTTCAAGTTCTTCTGGATTACAAGCCGAAGATGGCATTCCAGTATTTTTGAGTGCAATAAAGGAATGGTTGATTGAGTTCGGGTCAGATATGGTGTTTATAACAATACGAACAGATATGGGGTG GTATAGGTTGGGCAAGCCAGCAAAACAGTACGCTCCATGGTATGAAACAGTTTTGAGAACTGCTAGGCTATCTATAAGTATAATCAAATTGTTGAAAGATCAAAGTCGAGTTTCGCGACTTACTTTCCAAGAGGTCATTAAAAGAGTTGCCGAATATGGGAAGGATCACCCTGCTTACATTTCTAACAATCCAGAAGCTGTGGAGAGGTATATTGTGGTCCATGGACagataattcttcaacaattTTCAGAGTATCCTGATGCTAACATTAGAAAGTGTGCTTTTGTGAATGGACTTCAAAATAAAATGGAGGAACGGAGTCATACAAGGTTGTTAGTAAAGAAAAGGAAGATCGAGGATAAGGAAAGAAACTTTAATCCGAGAGGAGCCATGGAACCTGTAGTCTCAAAAAAGACCGCAATGCCAGCTACAACAACAAGGCTCATTAACAGAATATGGGGAGAGTACTACTCTAACTATTTGGCAGATGATATTGACGAAGATACTCATGAAACGAAGAAAGATGAGGAACTTGAAGAAGAAGCAGAAGAAAACGGAGAAGAGGATTTTGAAAATGTAGTAGAGGAGAAATTAGTATCCGGACGACTTGCTTCTATCTCGAAACCAAAGAAATGTCAGCTTATAAACACTGAAACCAAATGGGAGGGCGAAATAGTAGGAAGATCTTGTGCAGGCAAACCTCTCTATGAACAGGTCACTGTTCGAGGAGATTTAGTTGCTGTGAGTGGATCAGTACTGGTTGAAACAGAAGATTCAGCTGAACTCCAGTCTATCTATTTTGTTGAATACATGTTTGAGGAATCTGATGGAAGCAAATGGATTCATGGAAGGCTGATGCTCAGGGCATGCCAGACTGTTCTTGGCAACACAGGAAATGATAGGGAGGTCTTCTTGACAACCAGTTGCATGGACTTTGAAGTTGAAGATATAGCAAAAGCCGTGGTTGTAGAAATTAGATTGATAAATTGGGGCAATCAACATCGTAAGGCAAATGCTAGTATCGAAAGAAATGATAGATTAAGAGCAGAGGATCGGAAAATTAAGGGCTTACCCTTGGAATACTTTTGCAAGAGTTTCTACTGCCCGGAAAGAGGTGCTTTCTTTGCTTTACCAACTGATTCAATGGGCCTTGGCAAGGGGGTGTGCCAGTCCTGCACAATGAATAACTCTCTAAAAGAGGAAAAACTCTTTAAGATAAATACATCCATGAAAAGTTTCAGATACCAGGGAACTGAGTTTCATACACTTGACTACATCTATGCAGCTCCTCATTATTTTAAGGTTGATAAGAGGGACAATGAGCTCTTTAAAGGTGGGAGGAACATAGGGCTTAAGGCTTATGTTGTTTGTCAGCTTCTGGAGATTGAGGCCTGCAATGTTTCTAAACAAGACAACCCGGAATATGTGAATGTCAAAGTCAGGCGGTTTTTCAGACCTGAAGATATTTCTGTTGAACATGCATACAGTTCCGACATTAGAGAG GTTTATTACAGTGATCAGATAGTTGTGGTCCCTATAGTGGCTGTAGAAGGTAAATGTGAAGTCAGAAGGAGGCAAGATATTTCATTTGTGAATGGCTCATATATATTCGAGCACATTTTTTTCTGTGAACTTCTGTACAACCCTCAGAGTGGAGCCCTGAAGCAG TTGCCTATTCATATCAAGCTACCTGGGTCACAGGAGAAAGTTCTGAATGATGCTACAACTcaaaagaaaaaaggaaaatTAATTGAAGGAAAATCTGGTACTGATTCTATGGGTGAACAGGAAGCAGATCCAAAAACATGTCTGGATACACTGGACATATTTGCCGGTTGTGGTGGCCTTTCTGAAGGCTTACAGAAATCAG GTGCTTCATTGACAAAATGGGCAATTGAGTACGAGGAACCTGCAGGACAAGCATTTAACCTTAATCATCCTGATGCGTCTACAATTATTAGCAATTGCAACGTGATCTTACG GGCGATCATGACTGCACATGGTGATGAAGATGACTGCATCTCTACTTCTGAAGCTGCTGAGATGGCAGCGAAATTTGATAAAACTGAACTTGGAAAATTACCAAGGCCTGGGCAGGTAGATTTTATAAATGGAGGGCCTCCATGTCAG GGTTTCTCGGGGATGAACAGGTTCAATCAGAGCACTTGGAGTAAGGTCCAATGTGAAATGATATTAGCCTTCTTGTCTTTTGTCGAATACTATCGGCCCAGGTTTTTTCTTCTGGAAAACGTGAGAAACTTTGTATCCTTCAACAAAGGACAGACATTCCGTTTAACCTTGGCTTCCCTGCTAGAAATGGGCTATCAG GTACGGTTCGGGATCCTAGAAGCTGGGGCTTATGGAGTTTCCCAAAGCCGCAAACGTGCATTTATATGGGCAGCCTCCCCTGAAGAGATTCTCCCTGAGTGGCCAGAACCGATGCACGTTTTTGCTGGCCCTGAACTTAAAATTTCCTTGAGCAAAGGAGTGCAGTATGCCGCTGCCCGAAGCACTGCAACTGGTGCTCCGTTTCGTGCTATAACTGTGAAGGATACAATTGGAGACCTTCCTGCTGTTGGAAACGGGGCTTCGGCTACACCAATGGAG TACACAAATGAACCTGTCTCTTGGTTTCAAAAAAGGATCCGAAGAGAATCATCGGTCTTGTGTGATCATATATCGAAGGAAATGAATGAGTTGAATTACATGCGTTGCCAGAGAATTCCTAAACGTCCAGGGGCTGATTGGCGTGACCTCCCTGACGAGAAG GTTAGATTAACAAATGGACAGATCGTTGATTTGATACCCTGGTGCCTGCCAAACACAGCGAAAAGGCATAACCAGTGGAAGGGTCTGTTCGGGAGGTTGGACTGGGATGGCAATTTTCCTACATCTGTTACAGACCCCCAACCCATGGGTAAGGTAGGAATGTGCTTTCACCCTGACCAGGACAGGATACTCACTGTGCGGGAATGTGCTCGTTCGCAA GGTTTTCGAGATGACTTCAAGTTTGCTGGAAACATCCATCACAAGCACAGGCAGATTGGGAATGCGGTTCCTCCTCCTTTAGCTTTTGCACTAGGGAGGAAGCTCAAGGAGGCAATCGAAAATAAAAGTTCAACCATGTAA